A portion of the Hydractinia symbiolongicarpus strain clone_291-10 chromosome 10, HSymV2.1, whole genome shotgun sequence genome contains these proteins:
- the LOC130662647 gene encoding uncharacterized protein LOC130662647, which yields MAKNLIEFENPSFQNDYDDSDYTDDDSQDGSDKKSNEVKYNDLEFDEFDETIQEDEVKHGTNFSKINMDEGIVKWRRGPAPIEDGTALANIKIASLQSMHTENNSESDRNAANKALINYFSYLGTSGPNVKVEFTYLDNLLKHADINTRDLHGQSIFHEVAREWHTDLAFYVKSHGLDVNVSDNFGRTPLFVAAASGNVPMLKWLLHNEADINHRTLRGEEQTAIHYAAKFDSLECFQLLIEHGASPLVRDAQYRTPFFLAAERGLNRMCAYMLRLELPTCSYDKTGVGVIDHVIRNLSTSSALQALNQYIVEDKTYRITKSYINCLGKHRMVLLNVALNNRKNGVIRNIEIPGALDIIVERQDLELITHPIILELLSLKRKTFGLRYNILNILFYAMFTLLWTINLMCKEESRSNINAIIVMTVFGQILTFLFTYKLFLEFKGQRRYFHQIRRNRLDYITSDRKFCHPRWVMEQVLLDKNEHTANLMTANFWSVWNIVEALCLLMSTVETIMTTFWAVGDELNLYFYYYSGIFVTMLWLRLNKSLRLIQSLGPFIAMFGACVVATARFAFLFFEFFIPFSAAFWVLFSGPRKGITVGEYKTFNNMLYQLFLLTIVGDYDYDTLREVDKVFSQILVGLYFVLVSVISLNLYIALLSEAVARVNQTAAATAFLKEAEEIVNIERIFPYLKSEFERYADKFYAPRINRLTRKSSDVEFNAREIISDLKRSINDMQEEMNQAIEEMSDIKKNMEDFEEPVKQFKQQYTEESINEIFHSLDEVSKFQTSQVNKLHRTTRKKIASFISRNSGWEP from the exons ATGGCAAAGAATTTAATAGAATTTGAGAATCCATCGTTTCAAAATGACTACGACGACAGTGACTACACTGACGACGACAGCCAAGATGGCAGTGACAAAAAGAGCAATGAAGTAAAATACAATGACCTCGAATTTGATGAATTTGACGAAACAATTCAAGAAGATGAGGTAAAACATGGAACAAACTTTAGCAAAATAAACATGGATGAAGGAATAGTAAAGTGGCGAAGGGGTCCGGCCCCTATAGAAGATGGTACCGCATTAGCAAACATCAAAATAGCGTCATTGCAAA GTATGCATACGGAGAACAACTCGGAATCTGATCGAAACGCCGCTAATAAAGCTCTTATCAATTACTTCTCATACCTTGGAACATCCGGACCAAATGTTAAGGTGGAATTTACCTATCTTGACAATTTGTTGAAACATGCAG ATATAAACACAAGGGATCTCCATGGACAATCTATTTTTCATGAAGTAGCTAGAGAATGGCACACAGACCTAGCATTTTATGTAAAATCGCATGGGCTTGATGTTAATGTTTCTGATAATTTTGGTAGAACACCTCTGTTTGTGGCAGCAGCATCTGGCAATGTACCCATGCTTAAGTGGCTGCTCCATAACGAAG CTGATATCAATCACAGAACATTAAGAGGGGAGGAACAAACGGCGATTCATTATGCAGCAAAGTTTGACTCACTGGAATGCTTTCAGTTGCTGATTGAACATGGCGCGAGTCCTCTTGTAAGAGATGCACAATATCGCACTCCTTTTTTTCTAGCTGCTGAGAGAG GCTTGAACAGGATGTGTGCTTATATGTTAAGACTGGAACTACCCACGTGCTCGTACGATAAGACTGGAGTGGGTGTTATTGATCACGTGATCAGAAATCTCTCCACGTCATCGGCTCTGCAAGCTTTAAACCAATACATCGTGGAAGACAAAACCTATCGCATAACGAAATCGTACAtaaattgtttgggaaaacaCAGGATGGTTTTGTTAAATGTTGCACTTAACAACAGAAAAAACGGCGTAATCCGAAATATTGAAATACCAGGTGCATTGGAC ATTATCGTGGAAAGACAAGACCTTGAGCTTATCACGCATCCAATTATACTAGAGTTGCTttcattgaaaagaaaaacatttggcTTAAGAtacaatattttaaacattttgttttacGCAATGTTTACGTTGCTATGGACGATCAATTTAATGTGCAAGGAAGAAAGCCGATCAAATATAAATGCCATCATTGTAATGACTGTATTTGGACAAATCCTAACGTTCTTATTTACATATAag ttatttttggAATTCAAGGGACAAAGAAGATATTTTCACCAAATACGAAGAAATAGGTTGGATTATATTACATCTGATCGCAAATTTTGTCATCCACGTTGGGTGATGGAACAAGTGTTATTAGATAAAAACGAACACACAGCCAATCTGATGACAGCCAATTTTTGGTCTGTGTGGAACATCGTGGAAGCTCTGTGTTTGTTAATGTCCACAGTCGAGACAATCATGACTACATTTTGGGCTGTAGGGGATGAGTTgaacttgtatttttattactaCTCTGGTATCTTTGTAACCATGTTATGGCTACGGTTAAACAAATCACTGCGGCTAATACAATCACTGGGTCCATTTATTGCCATGTTTGGAGCCTGTGTCGTTGCTACTGCAAGATTTGCGTTTTTGTTCTTTGAGTTTTTCATCCCGTTTTCAGCAGCATTTTGGGTTTTATTTTCTGGACCACGTAAAG gcATAACGGTTGGAGAATATAAAACATTTAACAACATGCTTTATCAGTTATTTTTACTCACGATCGTAGGCGATTATGATTATGACACCTTAAGGGAAGTTGATAAAGTCTTCTCGCAAATTTTGGTTGGTTTATATTTCGTGTTAGTTAGCGTAATAAGTTTAAATTTATACATCGCGTTGTTGTCTGAAGCAGTAGCCAGGGTGAACCAGACTGCAGCAGCAACAGCATTTTTGAAAGAGGCGGAGGAGATTGTAAACATAGAGAGGATCTTTCCGTACTTGAAATCAGAGTTTGAGAGATATGCTGACAAATTTTACGCACCTAGG ATAAATAGACTGACAAGAAAATCAAGCGACGTTGAATTTAACGCAAGGGAAATAATTTCAGATCTAAAGCGATCCATTAACGATATGCAGGAGGAAATGAATCAAGCTATCGAAGAGATGAGTGATATCAAGAAAAATATGGAGGATTTTGAAGAACCA GTGAAACAGTTTAAACAGCAATATACGGAAGAAAGCATCAACGAAATATTTCATTCCTTAGATGAAGTTTCGAAATTCCAAACGTCTCAAGTAAATAAGCTTCATCGAACAACTCGAAAAAAAATCGCCAGCTTTATCAGTCGAAACAGTGGGTGGGAACCATAA